Proteins from a single region of Chryseomicrobium sp. FSL W7-1435:
- a CDS encoding NAD-dependent epimerase/dehydratase family protein: MKSALLLGGTQFVGKRLVELLLNQGVTVTIATRGRAADDFGDRVLRLKLDRTDEKSVKEALHDKSYDVVFDHTCYSPVEVREVLEALDERIGKYVFISTVAVYDEGEQLVEQDFDPRHFDIHYKPRQEYVGMIGYQEAKRASEAVLYQQAPCPVVTVRFPFVVGLDDYTERFAFHVRAVKQGNPIGTTNRNAKFGFIDSADAAAFLLKVAQSDFEGPINAGSEGSISIDELLDRIAKRLEKSYSYAEDEMTNRSPYDLGISLAQTTALAHTSGYHFKQFDALVDEQIALHRSEK, translated from the coding sequence ATGAAATCTGCATTACTTTTAGGCGGGACTCAATTTGTTGGAAAGCGATTGGTTGAATTACTTTTAAATCAAGGGGTCACTGTGACCATTGCAACGAGAGGAAGAGCGGCTGATGATTTTGGAGACCGTGTCTTGAGACTAAAGCTTGACCGCACAGATGAGAAGTCGGTTAAAGAAGCATTGCATGATAAGAGCTACGATGTGGTCTTTGATCATACATGTTATTCGCCGGTGGAGGTACGTGAAGTACTGGAAGCACTTGATGAACGAATCGGAAAGTATGTCTTTATTTCAACGGTAGCTGTTTATGATGAAGGAGAACAGCTCGTTGAACAAGACTTCGATCCGCGCCATTTTGATATTCATTACAAGCCTCGTCAAGAATATGTAGGTATGATAGGATATCAAGAAGCAAAACGTGCATCAGAAGCAGTGTTGTATCAGCAAGCACCGTGTCCAGTTGTAACGGTCCGTTTTCCTTTTGTAGTGGGACTCGATGACTATACAGAGCGATTTGCGTTTCATGTAAGAGCCGTTAAACAAGGCAACCCAATTGGTACAACTAATCGCAATGCTAAGTTTGGTTTCATTGATTCTGCAGATGCAGCAGCATTCTTGCTTAAAGTCGCTCAATCGGATTTTGAAGGTCCGATCAATGCAGGATCTGAGGGAAGTATCTCCATTGATGAACTGTTGGATAGAATTGCTAAGCGCTTAGAAAAGTCTTATTCGTATGCTGAAGACGAGATGACGAACAGAAGTCCGTATGATTTAGGAATCTCTTTGGCACAAACCACAGCTCTTGCACATACTAGTGGTTACCACTTCAAACAATTCGATGCGTTAGTGGATGAACAGATCGCACTCCACCGAAGCGAGAAGTAG
- a CDS encoding MBL fold metallo-hydrolase, with protein MNVVTLGMWGGYPNKGEATSSFIVEHEGHRLLIDCGSAVLSTYLTMGELHELDAVLVSHYHPDHIADIGVLQHAAMIQKQLGELHSPLPIYAHAQDVIEFEKLAYKGVTTGVEIEAHATFAIGPFKVSTCPTVHPVYCLAFRIEVEDKSVVFTADTEWTDALVDFARDADLLVSESNVYPQYAGKIQGHLTGQEAGKLASLAGVKRLVLTHLPQYGERSVLVKEAKKEFTGPVELAYTKQQINL; from the coding sequence ATGAATGTAGTCACGTTAGGAATGTGGGGTGGCTATCCCAACAAAGGAGAAGCTACTTCTTCGTTTATTGTCGAACATGAGGGACATCGTTTACTTATAGATTGTGGGAGTGCCGTGTTGTCTACATATTTGACAATGGGGGAACTCCACGAATTGGATGCAGTCCTAGTCAGTCATTACCATCCGGATCATATAGCCGATATAGGAGTTTTACAACATGCTGCCATGATTCAAAAGCAATTGGGAGAACTGCACAGTCCATTACCAATTTATGCGCATGCACAGGACGTAATAGAATTTGAAAAATTGGCTTACAAAGGCGTAACGACAGGCGTGGAGATTGAGGCACATGCTACGTTTGCAATTGGGCCGTTTAAAGTTTCCACATGTCCAACGGTCCATCCCGTCTATTGTTTAGCGTTTCGTATTGAGGTGGAGGACAAATCAGTTGTATTTACGGCAGATACGGAATGGACAGATGCACTCGTCGATTTTGCACGAGACGCTGACCTGTTGGTTAGTGAGTCAAACGTCTACCCGCAGTATGCAGGGAAAATTCAGGGGCATTTGACGGGACAAGAGGCAGGTAAACTTGCTTCTCTAGCAGGGGTGAAACGCCTTGTGTTGACCCATCTTCCACAATACGGGGAACGGAGTGTCTTGGTGAAAGAAGCTAAAAAAGAATTTACGGGGCCAGTAGAACTGGCTTACACGAAACAACAAATTAATTTATAG
- a CDS encoding EAL-associated domain-containing protein produces the protein MDALQIMDQFDRVRPALQPIVSAITHKVAGYEVLGRFQEGEEWKSLGTFFLDPDIPTEFKNELDEHLLDQAVDYLLETNQPGFLSVNRSARQLIYGDDEALLTFLLKQQQKGFTLDRFVLEVTEHDIEEEFESLNHLLRYYKTYGVQLAIDHIGGASSNIDRIRALRPDILKIDASLTRSSNLENFQDILHTLSVLARRIGAVLAYENIEDANQLYFAWKNNGHYYQGFYLGKPSCLLGEAVQLDVMLPTQIQTFVEREKELIAKRIRFTESCHNQLKKLSKWQDESHADELLDEARQLFDDRTFRLYICDESGRQVSGNLRKNQHLWRFEQHVRGSNWAFRPYFLENMMRMQRTHHGRLSDLYADIETREFVRTFSYPLTSQYFLFIDFSYDFITENDFLFMN, from the coding sequence ATGGATGCACTGCAAATCATGGACCAGTTTGACCGCGTCCGACCGGCTCTTCAACCAATCGTCAGCGCCATTACACATAAAGTAGCAGGGTACGAGGTTTTAGGACGGTTTCAAGAGGGTGAAGAGTGGAAATCCCTCGGCACTTTCTTTTTAGATCCGGACATTCCTACAGAATTTAAAAATGAACTAGATGAACACCTATTAGATCAAGCTGTTGATTATTTGCTAGAAACCAACCAACCCGGATTTCTATCTGTCAATCGTTCGGCACGTCAATTGATTTACGGGGATGATGAAGCGTTATTAACTTTCCTGTTAAAGCAACAACAAAAAGGCTTTACCCTAGACCGCTTTGTTCTCGAAGTGACGGAACATGATATTGAAGAAGAGTTTGAAAGTTTGAACCACCTGCTTCGCTATTACAAGACTTATGGCGTTCAATTAGCAATCGATCACATCGGGGGAGCCAGCTCAAACATTGATAGAATTCGAGCTTTGCGACCTGACATTTTAAAGATTGACGCGTCTTTAACTCGATCTTCAAATTTAGAGAATTTCCAGGATATCTTACATACCCTTTCCGTGCTAGCTAGACGCATTGGTGCAGTTTTGGCTTACGAAAATATAGAAGATGCCAACCAGCTTTATTTTGCTTGGAAAAACAATGGCCATTATTACCAAGGATTTTACCTAGGCAAACCAAGCTGCCTTTTAGGGGAGGCTGTGCAACTTGACGTGATGCTCCCTACTCAAATTCAAACATTTGTTGAGAGAGAGAAGGAATTAATCGCAAAACGCATTCGTTTTACAGAAAGCTGTCATAACCAATTAAAGAAATTGAGTAAGTGGCAAGATGAATCACACGCCGACGAACTGCTTGATGAGGCTCGACAGCTATTTGATGACCGCACGTTCCGGTTGTACATCTGTGATGAAAGTGGCCGACAAGTCTCTGGTAATTTACGAAAAAATCAGCATCTCTGGCGTTTTGAACAACACGTGAGAGGGTCCAATTGGGCATTCCGCCCCTACTTCTTAGAAAATATGATGCGCATGCAACGCACGCATCATGGTCGATTATCTGATTTATATGCAGATATCGAAACACGAGAATTTGTGCGCACGTTTAGTTATCCACTGACATCACAGTACTTTTTATTTATCGATTTTAGTTACGATTTCATAACCGAGAACGATTTTCTCTTTATGAATTAG
- the pgeF gene encoding peptidoglycan editing factor PgeF, giving the protein MTWRDSNRSESNNMALHSCQSEEAVLANREHLARELGVPLQRFVLANQTHSDHFYEVTNKDLGKGTLSAETAIRDTDALFTYEQSIVLGTFTADCVPLLLWSSKSMLVAAVHSGWQGTVKEIVPKLLHFLQNEKNEDPQSLHVYIGPALSEQRFEVDADVADRYKQLGYADPFIRYEDKTGKFHIDNILTVKEQCLRAGIPGDNITYSSTCTFTSEHGFSYRQDRQSGRHLGFIYRH; this is encoded by the coding sequence ATGACATGGAGAGACTCAAATCGTTCCGAGTCTAATAATATGGCACTTCATAGCTGCCAAAGTGAAGAGGCTGTTTTAGCTAATCGAGAGCATCTGGCGAGAGAACTGGGTGTTCCTCTCCAGCGATTTGTTCTGGCGAACCAAACCCATAGTGATCATTTTTACGAAGTGACCAACAAGGATCTAGGCAAGGGCACTCTTTCTGCCGAGACCGCAATTCGTGATACCGATGCTTTGTTTACCTATGAACAATCAATTGTTTTAGGCACTTTTACGGCAGATTGCGTTCCCTTGCTGCTTTGGAGTTCTAAATCGATGCTTGTCGCAGCTGTCCACTCCGGTTGGCAAGGAACGGTGAAAGAAATCGTTCCGAAGCTTTTACACTTCTTACAAAACGAGAAAAATGAGGACCCACAATCACTGCACGTTTATATTGGCCCCGCACTTAGCGAGCAGCGCTTTGAGGTGGATGCAGATGTAGCAGATCGCTATAAGCAACTCGGCTATGCGGATCCATTTATTCGCTACGAAGATAAGACAGGGAAATTTCACATTGATAATATCCTTACAGTAAAAGAACAATGTTTGCGTGCCGGAATACCTGGCGACAATATCACGTACTCTTCAACTTGCACGTTCACTAGTGAACATGGATTTTCTTATAGACAAGACCGACAAAGCGGTAGGCACCTCGGTTTTATTTATCGCCACTAA